The Latilactobacillus sakei subsp. sakei DSM 20017 = JCM 1157 genome includes a window with the following:
- a CDS encoding BglG family transcription antiterminator → MLTNTTEYVVVSELSESLGISRSLLYSEMKTISNYLNSYNLKLIRKSHYGICIKGEARYVRQLMLDLYLRGDNQFKELTDEKVGQFEEYERLVEDCIRNNNLRIGYYEFQVLIGWLKIFIIFSANRQFSTSENNGVINPESDKVLRHFDIILLQLQERFKVIVTMQDIDEFNYFIQKSVQKNNRIDNHLSQKVFKNELLEFFSAVDVKNRTDYSKDHEFLEQITTHLLFLIDRIDQKITYKNPLLLELCIRYPMVFDIVLKFSTFLKTKFGYDISNDELGFIAVHFLNHTEKEKNKRINQYERIAVICTTGGGVSNLVRTQIMEIFPRAVVKAFSFWEEQDLATFKPDLIFSVVPLKRAPKVPTIYIKELLSNRDIKNIKQVLFLDNPPRSDNTQIDYSQDYLSLLKPNLFSVETIQNYDVLIKKMAEKMMSKGYADDNFQKNVVLREQYMSTVYNNGIAMPHPIEMKGKQSAIAVSVVKPELRVGKRVVRLVFMVCLAKEDFHFYSNISNGLFQLMQDNHKISDIYHKPDLQRIINIFKEMEG, encoded by the coding sequence ACAAATACAACTGAATATGTGGTTGTAAGTGAGTTATCTGAGTCATTAGGGATTAGTCGAAGTTTATTGTATTCGGAAATGAAAACGATTTCTAATTATTTAAATTCCTATAATTTAAAGTTAATTCGAAAAAGTCACTATGGTATCTGTATTAAAGGGGAAGCACGCTATGTTAGACAATTGATGTTGGATCTCTATCTGAGGGGTGATAATCAATTTAAAGAACTAACTGATGAAAAAGTAGGTCAATTTGAGGAATATGAACGATTAGTTGAAGACTGTATTCGCAATAATAATTTAAGAATTGGTTATTATGAATTTCAAGTTTTAATAGGATGGCTAAAAATTTTTATTATTTTTTCTGCCAATAGACAATTCTCAACCTCGGAGAATAATGGGGTGATAAACCCTGAATCAGATAAGGTTTTGCGACATTTTGACATAATCTTATTACAACTACAAGAACGCTTTAAAGTTATTGTAACGATGCAGGATATTGATGAATTCAATTATTTTATCCAGAAAAGCGTGCAGAAGAATAATCGAATTGATAATCATCTTAGTCAAAAAGTATTTAAAAACGAATTGCTTGAGTTTTTTAGCGCAGTGGATGTTAAAAATAGAACAGATTATAGCAAGGATCACGAGTTTTTAGAGCAAATTACAACGCACTTACTATTTCTAATTGATAGGATAGATCAAAAAATTACGTATAAGAATCCATTGTTGCTGGAGCTATGTATTAGGTATCCGATGGTATTTGATATAGTTTTAAAATTTTCAACATTTTTGAAAACAAAATTTGGATACGATATTTCCAATGACGAACTTGGTTTTATTGCTGTTCACTTTTTAAATCATACAGAGAAGGAAAAAAATAAACGTATTAATCAGTATGAGCGAATAGCCGTAATTTGTACAACTGGTGGTGGTGTAAGTAATCTTGTTAGAACTCAAATCATGGAAATATTCCCTAGAGCTGTTGTAAAAGCTTTTTCATTCTGGGAAGAGCAAGATCTAGCAACTTTTAAACCGGATTTAATTTTTTCCGTAGTCCCTCTTAAAAGAGCACCAAAGGTACCAACTATTTATATTAAAGAGTTACTGTCAAACAGAGATATCAAAAATATTAAACAAGTTCTATTTTTGGATAATCCACCTAGAAGTGATAATACACAAATTGACTACTCACAAGACTACCTTAGCTTATTAAAGCCAAACCTATTCTCAGTTGAGACGATTCAAAACTATGATGTCTTAATTAAAAAAATGGCAGAGAAGATGATGTCGAAAGGTTATGCGGATGATAATTTTCAAAAAAATGTCGTTTTGAGAGAACAATACATGAGTACGGTCTATAACAATGGCATTGCAATGCCACATCCTATTGAAATGAAAGGGAAACAAAGTGCAATAGCGGTATCAGTTGTAAAGCCGGAATTAAGAGTAGGAAAGCGAGTAGTACGATTAGTCTTTATGGTTTGCTTGGCGAAAGAAGATTTTCATTTTTACAGCAATATTTCAAATGGTTTATTTCAGTTAATGCAAGATAATCATAAGATCAGCGATATTTATCATAAACCCGATCTGCAAAGGATTATAAATATTTTTAAGGAAATGGAGGGGTAG